The DNA region CACGCGAACCGCGTGCGCCACGCGCGCCGCGTGTCGTGGAGCCCAATCCGATTCCGCCGATCACCTATCCGGAAGCGCTGCCCGTCTCGGGCCGCCGCGAGGAAATCGCCAGGGCCATCGCACGGAATCAGGTGGTGATCGTCTGCGGCGAGACCGGCTCGGGGAAGACGACCCAATTGCCGAAGATCTGCCTCGAACTGGGCCGCGGGCGCGGTGCGGGCGGCTCGGGGCTGATCGGCCACACGCAGCCGCGCCGCATCGCCGCGTCGGCGACGGGCCGCCGCATCGCCGAGGAACTCGGCACACCGTTCGGCGAAGTGGTCGGCTACAAGGTGCGCTTTACCGACAACCTGTCGCCGGGCGCCTCCGTCAAGCTGATGACCGACGGTATCCTGCTCGCGGAAACGCAGACCGATCCGCTGCTCAAAGCGTATGACACGCTGATCATCGACGAGGCGCACGAGCGCAGCCTGAACATCGACTTCCTGCTCGGCTATCTGAAGGAAATTCTCGTCAAGCGTCCCGATCTGAAGCTGATCGTGACCTCGGCGACGATCGACGCGGACCGTTTCGCGCGCCACTTCGGCAGCGACGAGAAGCCCGCGCCGGTGATCGAGGTGAGCGGCCGGCTTTATCCGGTCGAGGTGCGCTACCGGCCCGTTGCGGAAGACAGCCCCGCCGTCAAAGCGGCGGAAGGCAGCACGTCTTCGTCCGCGTCGCGCGGCGAGCGGCCGAAAACCCAGCGCGAAACCGATCGCGATCTGATGGACGCGATCGTCGACGCCGTCGACGAACTTTGCCGCGAAGGTCCCGGCGACGTGCTCGTGTTCCTGCCCGGCGAGCGCGAAATCCGCGACGCCGCCGAGGCGCTGCGCAAGCACCATCCGCCGCATACGGAAATTCTGCCGCTGTTCGCCCGTCTTTCCGCGGCCGAGCAGGAGCGCGTGTTCCGCACCTCGAACGCGCGCCGCATCGTGCTGGCCACCAACGTCGCCGAAACCTCGCTGACGGTGCCGGGCATTCGCTACGTGGTCGATACGGGCCTCGCGCGCGTGAAGCGCTACTCGTATCGCAACAAGGTCGAGCAGTTGCAGGTCGAGTCGATTTCGCAGGCCGCCGCCAACCAGCGGGCCGGCCGTTGCGGCCGGGTTGCCGACGGCATCTGCATCCGCCTGTACGAGGAAAGCGACTTCCAGGGCCGCGTGCGCTTCACGGATCCGGAGATTCTGCGCTCGTCGCTGGCGTCGGTGATTCTGCGCATGAAGTCGCTCCATCTGACGGCGATCGAGACCTTCCCGTTCATCGAGCCGCCCCCGGGCCGCGCCATCGCCGACGGCTACCAGCTGCTCAACGAACTCGGCGCCGTCGACGACGACAACCAGCTCACGCCGCTCGGCCGCGAGCTCGCGCGCCTGCCGCTCGACCCGCGCGTCGGCCGGATGATTCTGGCCGCGCGCGACCAGCAGGCGTTGAAGGAAGTGCTGATCATCGCCAGCGCGTTGTCCGTCCAGGACCCGCGCGACCGGCCGATCGAAGCGCAGGAGCAGGCCGATCAGGCGCATCGCCGGTTCGCCGACGAGCGCTCGGAATTCCTGCAATGGCTGAAAATCTGGAACTGGTTCGAAGAAGCGATCGCGCACAAGAAGTCGAACAAGCAGTTGCACGAGGAGTGCCGCAAGAACTTCCTGTCGCAACTGCGCCTGCGCGAATGGCGCGACGTGCACTCGCAACTGCTCACGGTGGTGCGTGAGCACGGCTGGCGCTTGAACGAAGCGGAAGCGACCTTCGAGCAGATCCACCTCGCGCTGCTGACGGGCTTGCTCGGCAACATCGGCCTGAAAGCCGACGACGAACCGTATTACCTCGGCGCGCGCGGCATCAAGTTCTACCTGTGGCCGGGCTCCGCACTGGTGAAGAAAGCCGGCAAGTGGGTCATGGCCGCCGAGCTGGTCGAGACGAGCCGCCTGTACGCGCGCTGCATCGCGAAGATCGAGCCGGAGTGGATCGAGAAGATCGGCGCGCATCTGTTGAAGAAGTCGCTTTCCGAGCCGCATTGGGAAAAGCGCGCGGCGCAGGTCTCGGCATTCGAGCGCGCGGTGCTGTATGGCCTGCCGATCTATCACCGGCGACGCGTGAGCTTCGGCAAACAGGATCCGGCGCGCGCCCGCGAGCTGTTCATTCGCGGTGCGCTGGTGGAAGGCGAGTTCGATACGAAGCTCGCGTTCTTCGCGCACAACCGCAAGCTGCTCGCCGATATCGAACAACTCGAACACAAGTCGCGCCGCCAGGACGTGCTGGTCGACGACGAACTGATCTTCGCCTACTACGACCAGGCGCTGCCGAAGGGCATTTACACCGGTGCGTCGTTCGAGCGCTGGTATCGCGACGAGGTGAAAAAGAGCGGGCAGCCGGAAGACAAGCTGCGGCTGCTGTATCTGTCGCGCGACGATCTGATGCGGCACGAAGCCGCCGGCGTGACCACCGATCTGTTCCCGAAACGCATGACGATGGCGGGCGTCGACATGGCGCTCACGTATCACTTCGAGCCGGGCTCGCCGCGCGACGGCGTCACGCTCGGCGTGCCGCTCTACGCGCTGAATCAGGTCGACGCGCGGCGCTGCGAATGGCTCGTGCCGG from Paraburkholderia aromaticivorans includes:
- the hrpA gene encoding ATP-dependent RNA helicase HrpA, producing the protein MSNVPKSPAAANENAAPAADQVKTGDAARRNAPNAQPDAPHAARESRRAAENAQAPAQKNKSSREAHGEGSGETVKQAGGERRAQPATTPGPNQQKGAARADQPRHASGRSGEQPRRAPAQGEASRRESGGAPAQKSPVTSDAARREPPSREPREPRAPRAPRVVEPNPIPPITYPEALPVSGRREEIARAIARNQVVIVCGETGSGKTTQLPKICLELGRGRGAGGSGLIGHTQPRRIAASATGRRIAEELGTPFGEVVGYKVRFTDNLSPGASVKLMTDGILLAETQTDPLLKAYDTLIIDEAHERSLNIDFLLGYLKEILVKRPDLKLIVTSATIDADRFARHFGSDEKPAPVIEVSGRLYPVEVRYRPVAEDSPAVKAAEGSTSSSASRGERPKTQRETDRDLMDAIVDAVDELCREGPGDVLVFLPGEREIRDAAEALRKHHPPHTEILPLFARLSAAEQERVFRTSNARRIVLATNVAETSLTVPGIRYVVDTGLARVKRYSYRNKVEQLQVESISQAAANQRAGRCGRVADGICIRLYEESDFQGRVRFTDPEILRSSLASVILRMKSLHLTAIETFPFIEPPPGRAIADGYQLLNELGAVDDDNQLTPLGRELARLPLDPRVGRMILAARDQQALKEVLIIASALSVQDPRDRPIEAQEQADQAHRRFADERSEFLQWLKIWNWFEEAIAHKKSNKQLHEECRKNFLSQLRLREWRDVHSQLLTVVREHGWRLNEAEATFEQIHLALLTGLLGNIGLKADDEPYYLGARGIKFYLWPGSALVKKAGKWVMAAELVETSRLYARCIAKIEPEWIEKIGAHLLKKSLSEPHWEKRAAQVSAFERAVLYGLPIYHRRRVSFGKQDPARARELFIRGALVEGEFDTKLAFFAHNRKLLADIEQLEHKSRRQDVLVDDELIFAYYDQALPKGIYTGASFERWYRDEVKKSGQPEDKLRLLYLSRDDLMRHEAAGVTTDLFPKRMTMAGVDMALTYHFEPGSPRDGVTLGVPLYALNQVDARRCEWLVPGMLKEKTQLLLKSLPQKLRRHCVPLPEYAAGFVDRHSGARFGAGGLLESLIADIREQTQVAMKQSDFKLETLPPHLFMNFKVVDEHGRQLAMGRNLSQLRAELGGQAQQHFQKIASSAAGAALADAGGGSVATPSQASGQAGAAAQRGKGAPASGSGPQTAPQDGAQGTALYEKLTTWNFGKLPELLEIRRGGQTLFGYPALVDRGTHCDVEVFDSPDEAARIHRAGLRRLFALQLKEPIKYLEKNLPGLREMAMQFMPRGTQEELRDQLIDTALDRACLQDPLPDDDVSFHTRRDEGRSRLTLLAQEIARLVGQILSEYASVTKKLVQAKSFAAAHADLQNQLDGLIGKRFVVDTPYTQLAHFPRYLKGIALRIDKLKADPARDARQFAEFQPLLQNYQRAVAQRGGVLDPRLSEFRWLLEELRISLFAQELRTPMPVSVKRLYKVWESMQR